The following proteins are co-located in the Sulfitobacter guttiformis genome:
- a CDS encoding S-methyl-5'-thioadenosine phosphorylase, whose product MTNTKIAIIGGSGIYDIDGLESPQWTTVETPWGAPSDAILTGTLDGVEMAFLPRHGRGHVHTPSTVPYRANIDALKRLGCTDVISVSACGSFREEMAPGDFVVVDQFIDRTFAREKSFFGAGCVAHVSVAHPTCPRLSDACEEAAKAVGVNVHRGGTYLAMEGPQFSTLAESKMYRSAWGADVIGMTNMPEAKLAREAELCYASVAMITDYDSWHPDHGEVDVTEIIKTLQGNAANARNLVARLPTLLGADRAPCPHGCDRALEYAIMTQPDARDPALMAKLDAVAGRLL is encoded by the coding sequence ATGACAAACACTAAAATCGCCATCATCGGCGGATCCGGCATCTATGACATCGACGGGCTCGAGAGCCCGCAATGGACCACGGTCGAGACCCCTTGGGGCGCGCCATCCGATGCGATTCTCACCGGCACTCTCGACGGGGTCGAGATGGCGTTCCTTCCCCGGCACGGGCGCGGTCATGTCCATACGCCCAGCACCGTTCCCTACCGCGCCAATATCGACGCGCTCAAGCGTCTGGGCTGCACGGATGTGATCTCTGTCTCCGCATGCGGATCATTCCGCGAGGAAATGGCACCCGGAGATTTTGTCGTTGTCGATCAATTTATTGACCGCACTTTTGCCCGTGAAAAATCGTTCTTCGGGGCCGGATGTGTGGCCCATGTAAGCGTAGCCCATCCTACCTGCCCGCGTCTGTCGGATGCCTGTGAGGAAGCCGCAAAAGCCGTTGGTGTAAACGTGCATCGCGGCGGCACATATCTCGCGATGGAAGGTCCGCAATTCTCGACATTGGCCGAAAGCAAAATGTACCGCAGCGCATGGGGTGCCGACGTGATCGGCATGACCAACATGCCCGAAGCAAAACTCGCCCGCGAGGCCGAGCTTTGCTATGCCAGTGTTGCGATGATCACCGATTACGACAGCTGGCATCCGGATCATGGCGAGGTTGACGTCACCGAGATCATTAAGACCTTGCAAGGGAACGCCGCCAATGCGCGCAACCTGGTGGCCCGCTTGCCCACTTTGCTCGGGGCTGATCGTGCGCCCTGCCCGCATGGCTGTGACCGCGCATTGGAGTATGCAATCATGACCCAGCCGGATGCACGCGATCCTGCCCTTATGGCGAAACTGGACGCGGTGGCAGGGCGGCTGCTCTGA
- the thrC gene encoding threonine synthase gives MRYISTRGTAPILTFEEAMLTGLARDGGLYVPETIPQLSRADIAAMAGQSYEDVAFTVMRPFIGDTFTDAEFRDLIAKAYAGFGHASRAPLKELAPNHFLLELFHGPTLAFKDFAMQLIGQMFQLALGRKGERVTIVGATSGDTGSAAIEAFRGLDNVDVVILYPHGRVSEVQRRQMTTPSESNVHALAVDGDFDDCQARLKDMFNDFEFRDGVKLAGVNSINWGRVLAQVVYYFTSAVSLGAPDRKVSFTVPTGNFGDIFAGYIAKKMGLPIEQLIVATNQNDILHRCLSGEGYHKSTVHPSISPSMDIQVSSNFERALFDAYDRDGGAVAQLMAELGQGGFDVSQGAAQALSEHYSSGRASEEETSNTITQTLKNSAELLCPHSAIGVKVAEELRDPATPMITLATAHPAKFPDAVQAATGIRPPLPPRMADLYDRPERLTRVPNDLEALKTQIKGLIAQ, from the coding sequence ATGCGTTATATCTCCACCCGTGGCACTGCCCCCATCCTGACATTCGAGGAGGCAATGCTGACAGGTTTGGCCCGTGATGGTGGCCTCTATGTGCCCGAAACAATCCCGCAGCTGAGCCGTGCAGATATTGCAGCAATGGCAGGGCAGTCATACGAAGACGTGGCATTTACAGTGATGCGCCCGTTTATCGGAGATACTTTCACGGATGCCGAATTCCGCGATCTGATCGCCAAGGCCTATGCCGGCTTCGGACATGCAAGCCGCGCCCCGCTTAAGGAGCTGGCACCCAACCATTTCCTGCTTGAGTTGTTCCACGGCCCCACATTGGCTTTCAAAGACTTTGCGATGCAGTTGATTGGCCAGATGTTCCAGCTTGCGCTGGGGCGCAAAGGTGAGCGGGTGACGATTGTCGGCGCGACCTCTGGTGATACAGGCTCAGCCGCGATTGAAGCGTTCCGTGGCCTTGATAACGTTGACGTAGTGATCCTCTATCCCCATGGCCGCGTCTCCGAGGTGCAGCGCCGCCAGATGACTACGCCATCAGAGAGTAACGTGCATGCGCTGGCAGTGGATGGTGATTTTGACGATTGTCAGGCCCGCCTCAAGGATATGTTCAACGATTTCGAGTTCCGCGACGGCGTGAAGCTGGCGGGCGTAAATTCGATCAACTGGGGTCGTGTGTTGGCGCAGGTTGTCTATTATTTCACCTCCGCCGTGAGTCTTGGCGCGCCGGACCGGAAGGTGAGCTTTACCGTCCCTACAGGAAATTTCGGAGATATTTTTGCAGGCTATATTGCTAAGAAAATGGGTCTGCCGATTGAGCAGCTCATCGTAGCGACGAACCAGAACGATATCTTGCACCGCTGCCTGAGTGGAGAAGGTTATCACAAAAGCACTGTGCACCCTTCTATTAGCCCATCAATGGATATTCAGGTCAGCTCCAATTTCGAGCGAGCTTTGTTCGACGCCTACGACCGTGATGGCGGTGCTGTGGCACAGCTCATGGCCGAGTTGGGGCAGGGCGGCTTTGATGTCTCACAAGGGGCAGCACAGGCTTTGTCAGAGCATTATTCCTCCGGTCGCGCCTCCGAAGAAGAGACCTCTAATACGATTACACAGACACTTAAAAATAGCGCCGAGTTGCTGTGCCCCCATTCCGCCATTGGTGTGAAGGTGGCAGAGGAGTTGCGTGATCCGGCTACACCGATGATCACATTGGCAACAGCGCATCCCGCCAAATTCCCCGATGCGGTGCAAGCAGCGACAGGCATACGCCCGCCCTTGCCACCGCGTATGGCCGACCTTTATGACCGCCCCGAGCGTTTGACCCGCGTGCCAAACGACCTTGAAGCGCTCAAGACCCAGATCAAAGGACTGATTGCTCAGTGA
- a CDS encoding MBL fold metallo-hydrolase, with protein MILRIAAIWMLMVGTVQAQNAAATRIPSHCHALAGATQGMEYVHRAALRTVPEEAVDLHYVGHASFLIRSAGGLNIVTDFTGFIGSTRMIPDVVTMNHAHDTHWTAFPDPAIPHVLPGWGEFGEGVQHRLDLGEVLVRNVSTDIRSQFSGIEENGNSIFVFEMAGLCIGHLGHLHHAPNDEQYAAIGRLDVVMAPVDGGYTLDQPTMISVLKRLRSRIVIPMHWFSLFALDDFLDGMRDEFAVVEVEGGMLSVRRDSLPGQPTIMVLRPTYISED; from the coding sequence ATGATTTTAAGAATTGCAGCCATATGGATGTTGATGGTGGGGACAGTGCAGGCGCAAAATGCGGCTGCAACCCGTATTCCCAGTCATTGTCACGCACTTGCTGGTGCAACGCAGGGGATGGAATATGTACACCGCGCAGCCCTGCGCACAGTGCCTGAGGAGGCGGTCGACCTGCATTATGTTGGCCACGCCAGTTTTCTCATTCGCTCTGCGGGCGGGCTAAATATCGTTACGGATTTTACAGGGTTTATCGGGTCCACCAGAATGATCCCTGATGTTGTCACGATGAACCACGCCCATGACACCCATTGGACCGCCTTTCCCGATCCTGCGATCCCGCATGTGCTGCCCGGATGGGGTGAATTCGGCGAAGGGGTCCAGCACCGGCTCGATCTTGGGGAGGTGCTGGTACGTAACGTTTCGACCGATATACGCTCGCAATTTTCGGGCATCGAGGAGAACGGCAATTCGATCTTTGTATTCGAGATGGCGGGCCTGTGCATCGGGCATCTTGGCCATCTGCACCATGCACCCAATGACGAGCAATACGCGGCGATTGGTCGGCTGGATGTTGTGATGGCACCTGTCGACGGGGGCTACACCCTTGATCAGCCCACGATGATCAGCGTGCTCAAGCGCCTGCGGTCGCGCATCGTCATCCCGATGCACTGGTTCTCGCTGTTTGCGCTGGATGATTTTCTGGACGGCATGCGCGATGAATTCGCAGTGGTCGAGGTAGAGGGCGGCATGCTCAGCGTGCGGCGCGACAGCCTGCCCGGGCAGCCCACGATCATGGTGCTCCGGCCGACATATATCAGCGAAGATTAG
- a CDS encoding FAD-binding oxidoreductase gives MTHTLNPADPAFAETLRAALPEGTLDQASARYLEEPRGRYAGQTSILAKPRTVEQVATLIRMAGQARVGVIPYGGGTGLVGGQVATGEIAPLILSLERMNKVRAIYPDENVLVAEAGVILADVQNAAQEADRLFPLSLAAQGTARIGGNLATNAGGTGVLRYGNTRDLCLGLEAVLPDGQIWHGLTRLRKNNTGYDLRHLLIGAEGTLGVITAAALKLFARPAKTGTALLVVESPDAALKLLSMARGLFGEMVSAFELIHRQGFDFLTETMPEVRQPFATPPEWCVLVELGLAADMDPQGALETLFEKASEEGLVPDGLIAQSAAQANDFWTIRESIPEANRRIGSVSSHDISVPLGAIPEFIEVGGARLAQMGDFRINCFGHVGDGNLHFNVFPQVGRSRADHENQRVAIKACVHDLVHELGGSISAEHGIGRVKVADLETYGDPAKLSAMRAIKAALDPIGIMNPGAVLRR, from the coding sequence ATGACACATACACTTAATCCCGCCGATCCCGCCTTTGCCGAAACCCTGCGCGCCGCATTGCCTGAGGGGACACTCGATCAGGCATCCGCCCGCTACCTCGAAGAACCGCGGGGGCGCTATGCCGGTCAGACCAGTATTCTGGCCAAGCCGCGCACGGTAGAGCAGGTTGCAACCCTGATCCGTATGGCCGGGCAGGCGCGGGTGGGGGTTATCCCTTATGGCGGTGGTACGGGGCTTGTTGGCGGTCAGGTGGCCACAGGTGAGATTGCGCCTCTTATCCTTTCTCTAGAGCGGATGAACAAGGTCCGTGCCATTTATCCTGATGAAAATGTGCTGGTGGCCGAAGCGGGCGTTATCCTCGCTGATGTTCAAAATGCGGCTCAAGAGGCCGACCGCCTGTTCCCTCTCAGTCTTGCTGCGCAGGGTACAGCGCGGATCGGTGGCAATCTGGCGACGAATGCGGGCGGTACGGGCGTACTGCGCTATGGGAATACGCGGGACCTTTGTCTTGGGCTGGAGGCGGTGCTGCCCGACGGGCAGATCTGGCACGGCCTGACGCGGTTGCGCAAAAACAATACTGGCTACGATCTTCGTCATTTGCTGATCGGCGCTGAAGGTACACTCGGCGTGATCACAGCAGCAGCGCTCAAACTGTTCGCGCGGCCTGCAAAAACCGGCACAGCGCTATTGGTTGTCGAAAGCCCTGATGCAGCCCTTAAGCTGTTGAGCATGGCTCGTGGTTTGTTTGGGGAAATGGTCAGCGCGTTTGAGCTGATCCACCGTCAGGGATTTGATTTTCTGACCGAAACGATGCCGGAAGTGCGCCAGCCCTTTGCCACACCGCCTGAATGGTGCGTGCTGGTTGAATTGGGTCTGGCGGCTGATATGGATCCGCAAGGCGCGCTTGAAACGTTGTTTGAAAAGGCGTCGGAAGAGGGCCTTGTGCCGGATGGGCTCATTGCGCAATCTGCAGCGCAGGCCAATGATTTCTGGACAATCCGTGAGAGTATTCCCGAGGCCAACCGCCGCATCGGCTCTGTCTCAAGTCACGATATATCTGTGCCACTGGGCGCAATCCCCGAGTTCATCGAGGTGGGCGGCGCGCGGCTGGCACAGATGGGTGATTTCAGGATCAACTGTTTTGGCCACGTAGGTGACGGAAATCTGCATTTTAACGTTTTCCCGCAGGTTGGCCGGAGCCGCGCCGATCACGAGAACCAGCGCGTCGCGATAAAGGCCTGTGTGCATGATCTGGTGCACGAGTTGGGCGGCTCGATCTCGGCCGAGCATGGCATCGGTAGGGTGAAGGTCGCCGATCTGGAGACATACGGTGACCCCGCCAAATTGTCGGCCATGCGCGCCATCAAGGCCGCGCTCGACCCCATTGGCATCATGAACCCGGGTGCCGTGCTCAGACGCTAG
- a CDS encoding cytochrome c oxidase subunit 3, producing the protein MAHAKNHDYHILAPSIWPLLSSLFAFVMLTGGVLWMHSVTPFVFLIGFVGTLYCSFAWWSEVVEESKIGDHTTVVQIGLRYGFILFIMSEVMFFVAWFWSFFKHAMYPMNEYFGSTYVPPVIYQVDAFHLPLINTLILLLSGCAVTWAHHALVHGNNRADLKNGLLIAVVLGLLFTALQAYEYEHLLHEGWEFGGDKFFSNFFMATGFHGFHVIIGTIFLFVCWMRARAGHFTSERHVGFEAAAWYWHFVDVVWLFLFFAVYVFGIPGN; encoded by the coding sequence ATGGCCCATGCAAAAAATCACGACTACCACATCCTAGCCCCCTCTATCTGGCCGCTGCTGAGTTCGCTTTTTGCGTTTGTCATGCTGACGGGCGGTGTCTTGTGGATGCATTCCGTAACGCCGTTTGTTTTTCTGATCGGCTTCGTTGGCACACTGTATTGCAGCTTTGCATGGTGGTCCGAGGTTGTTGAGGAAAGCAAGATCGGCGATCACACAACAGTGGTACAGATTGGCCTGCGCTACGGCTTTATCCTGTTTATTATGTCCGAAGTGATGTTCTTCGTTGCGTGGTTCTGGAGCTTTTTCAAACACGCGATGTATCCGATGAACGAGTATTTTGGCTCAACCTATGTGCCACCGGTGATTTATCAGGTCGATGCTTTCCACCTGCCACTGATCAACACGCTAATCCTGCTGCTGTCGGGGTGTGCTGTCACATGGGCGCACCACGCGCTGGTTCATGGAAATAACCGTGCCGACCTTAAGAACGGGTTGCTGATCGCAGTAGTTTTGGGTTTGCTGTTCACTGCACTTCAGGCTTACGAATACGAGCATCTGCTGCACGAAGGCTGGGAGTTCGGCGGGGACAAGTTCTTCTCCAACTTCTTCATGGCTACAGGCTTTCACGGCTTCCACGTGATCATCGGCACGATCTTCCTGTTCGTCTGCTGGATGCGCGCCCGTGCTGGTCACTTCACTTCCGAGCGTCACGTAGGTTTCGAAGCCGCAGCATGGTACTGGCACTTTGTGGACGTGGTTTGGCTCTTTCTGTTTTTTGCCGTCTACGTTTTCGGCATCCCTGGAAACTAA
- a CDS encoding M16 family metallopeptidase yields the protein MTLQTHRLSNGFRIVTESMPGLASASIGIWVGAGGRHETPAQNGIAHFLEHMAFKGTKTRTSLQIAEAIEDVGGYINAYTSREVTAYYVRVLENDVPLGLEVIADILRNPLMDEAEIEVERGVILQEIGQALDTPDDVIFDWLQEQAFPDQPMGRTILGPAERVSNFSRQDLTGFIDQHYGPEQMILSAAGAVDHDALVAMAEKLFGDMKPKPLMRALPGVYAGGEHRQIKDLEQAHFALGFESPGYRADDIYVAQIYASALGGGMSSRLFQEVRENRGLCYTIFAQAGAYADTGMMTVYAGTSGEQLPELAGITIDEMKRAATDMSPAEVARARAQMKAGLLMGLESPSNRAERLARLIQIWDRIPALEETIAQIDAVTTGDVRDFAERMAATAPAALALYGPVESAPTLEELEARRVA from the coding sequence GTGACCCTTCAAACCCACCGCCTTTCAAACGGCTTTCGCATCGTAACTGAATCCATGCCGGGCCTTGCCTCTGCTTCTATCGGGATATGGGTCGGCGCAGGGGGCCGACACGAGACGCCCGCCCAGAATGGTATCGCGCATTTCCTTGAGCATATGGCGTTCAAGGGGACCAAGACACGCACATCCCTCCAGATTGCCGAGGCGATCGAGGACGTTGGCGGATATATCAATGCCTATACCTCGCGCGAGGTGACAGCCTATTATGTGCGGGTGCTTGAAAATGATGTGCCGCTTGGCCTTGAGGTGATTGCGGATATCCTGCGCAACCCGTTGATGGATGAGGCAGAGATCGAGGTTGAGCGCGGTGTGATCCTGCAAGAGATTGGACAGGCGCTCGACACACCGGACGATGTGATTTTTGATTGGCTCCAAGAGCAAGCTTTCCCCGACCAGCCCATGGGTCGGACGATATTGGGCCCGGCAGAGCGTGTGTCTAACTTCTCGCGTCAGGACCTTACAGGATTTATCGACCAGCATTACGGGCCCGAGCAAATGATTCTGAGTGCTGCAGGCGCTGTTGATCATGATGCGTTGGTAGCAATGGCCGAGAAACTGTTTGGAGATATGAAGCCAAAGCCGCTGATGCGCGCTTTGCCCGGTGTTTATGCCGGTGGGGAGCACCGCCAGATCAAGGATCTGGAGCAAGCACATTTTGCGTTAGGTTTCGAAAGTCCCGGCTATCGTGCCGACGATATTTATGTGGCACAAATCTATGCTTCCGCACTGGGAGGGGGGATGTCGAGCCGCCTGTTCCAGGAGGTCCGTGAAAACCGTGGACTTTGCTATACCATCTTTGCCCAAGCGGGTGCTTATGCCGATACCGGCATGATGACGGTATATGCCGGAACGTCCGGTGAACAGTTGCCAGAGCTTGCGGGTATTACCATCGACGAGATGAAGCGCGCAGCGACCGATATGTCTCCCGCCGAAGTGGCGCGGGCGCGGGCACAGATGAAAGCCGGCCTGTTGATGGGGTTGGAGAGTCCCTCTAACCGTGCCGAACGTCTGGCCCGCCTGATCCAGATCTGGGACCGTATTCCCGCACTGGAAGAAACTATTGCCCAAATTGATGCTGTTACCACTGGCGATGTCCGTGATTTCGCAGAGCGGATGGCGGCAACTGCACCGGCTGCATTGGCGCTTTATGGTCCTGTAGAGAGCGCGCCTACCCTTGAGGAACTTGAGGCCAGGCGCGTCGCCTGA
- a CDS encoding GNAT family N-acetyltransferase: MLSLRRKLTIETARMTLRAPAHHDFRPWVALRSASREFLTPWEPAWSADHLSRKAFSNRVYWANRSINAGTAVPLFLVRRSDNMLLGAITLDNIRRGPALAGTLGYWTGAAFARQGYMREAIETVVHYAFTHLELSRIEAACLPENAASRGLLERSGFKYEGVAQSYLQIDGRWRTHVLYASLRGDRRGKTTAS, from the coding sequence ATGCTGTCCTTGCGGCGTAAACTTACGATTGAGACAGCGCGGATGACGCTGCGTGCGCCCGCACATCATGATTTTCGTCCATGGGTGGCGCTGCGCAGTGCAAGCAGGGAGTTTTTGACGCCTTGGGAGCCCGCATGGTCGGCAGACCACCTGAGTCGAAAAGCATTCTCAAACCGTGTTTATTGGGCCAACCGTTCGATCAATGCGGGCACGGCGGTACCGCTGTTTCTGGTTAGACGGTCCGACAACATGTTGTTGGGCGCAATTACCCTCGACAATATCCGGCGCGGTCCCGCGCTTGCGGGAACACTTGGCTATTGGACAGGTGCTGCGTTCGCGCGGCAGGGATATATGCGAGAAGCTATAGAGACGGTCGTGCATTATGCCTTCACGCATCTGGAGCTGAGCCGGATAGAGGCCGCTTGCCTGCCCGAAAACGCGGCCTCTCGCGGATTGCTTGAGCGGTCCGGCTTTAAATACGAGGGCGTCGCCCAAAGCTATTTGCAGATCGACGGACGCTGGCGCACCCATGTGCTTTACGCCAGTCTGCGGGGGGATCGTCGTGGGAAGACGACTGCAAGCTGA
- a CDS encoding SulP family inorganic anion transporter yields the protein MVRTAFRSFTQALTPKDMTDLRWMGDDGFSVSRLRIELLSGLTVALALVPEAVAFAFVAGVHPLVGLYAAFIVGLITALIGGRPGMISGATGALAVVMVALVAQHGVEYLFATVVLMGLLQIFAGVMQWGKFIRLVPHPVMLGFVNGLAIVIFLAQMGQFKVPGTMVDTGHGLSGGEWLTGMPLALMLALVAATMAIIWVMPRITKVIPAPLAGIGIVAAVVIFTGMDVPRVGDLASISGGLPTLHNPFGEGLGLYGTALAPFNMETLYIIAPYAVILAAIGLIESLLTLNLVGDMTNTRGGASQECLAQGVANTVTGFFGGMGGCAMIGQSMINVKSGGRTRVAGIFAAVCLLMFIVVAAPLIEVIPLAALVGVMFMVVIGTFAWNSLTILRKVPLTDAFVILLVTVVTVYKDLAIAVVVGVIVSALAYAWNNARRIHAKTYITPEGAKVYQVQGPLFFGSAEGFAELFDVLNDPSVVIVDFNDSRVVDQSALQAIEAIASKYQNAGKRIELRHLTRDCHALLTKAGHLMIDSDDDPDYQIAVDYQVRTGILGGH from the coding sequence ATGGTGCGCACAGCATTTCGCAGCTTTACCCAAGCTTTGACCCCCAAAGACATGACCGACCTGCGCTGGATGGGCGATGACGGATTTTCTGTGTCTCGACTTCGCATCGAACTACTGTCTGGCCTGACAGTAGCCTTAGCGCTGGTGCCCGAGGCTGTGGCGTTTGCGTTTGTTGCGGGCGTGCACCCGCTGGTTGGATTGTATGCTGCATTCATCGTGGGGTTGATTACCGCGCTGATCGGCGGGCGTCCGGGGATGATCTCGGGCGCGACAGGCGCTTTGGCTGTGGTCATGGTGGCCCTCGTGGCGCAGCACGGGGTCGAGTATCTGTTCGCGACCGTTGTTTTAATGGGGCTTTTGCAAATTTTTGCAGGTGTTATGCAGTGGGGTAAATTTATCCGGCTGGTGCCGCATCCAGTGATGTTAGGTTTTGTGAATGGCCTCGCGATTGTGATTTTTCTGGCCCAGATGGGACAGTTCAAGGTGCCCGGCACAATGGTGGATACGGGCCATGGTCTGTCGGGTGGTGAGTGGCTTACGGGGATGCCATTAGCGTTGATGCTGGCACTTGTGGCGGCGACGATGGCGATTATCTGGGTGATGCCGCGGATTACAAAAGTAATCCCCGCGCCCTTGGCGGGGATCGGCATTGTGGCGGCCGTGGTTATCTTTACCGGCATGGATGTGCCGCGGGTCGGTGATCTGGCCTCCATCAGTGGCGGTCTGCCGACCTTGCACAATCCTTTTGGTGAAGGTCTGGGCCTTTATGGCACCGCGCTTGCTCCCTTTAACATGGAAACTCTTTATATCATCGCGCCTTATGCCGTGATCCTGGCTGCGATCGGCCTGATCGAGAGCTTGCTTACGCTCAACCTTGTGGGGGATATGACCAATACGCGGGGCGGTGCCAGCCAGGAATGTTTGGCGCAGGGTGTGGCTAATACAGTCACCGGCTTTTTTGGCGGGATGGGCGGTTGTGCCATGATCGGCCAGTCAATGATCAACGTAAAATCCGGCGGTCGCACGCGGGTCGCGGGCATTTTTGCGGCGGTCTGCTTGCTGATGTTTATCGTCGTTGCCGCGCCCCTGATCGAGGTAATCCCGCTGGCGGCATTGGTCGGAGTGATGTTCATGGTCGTGATCGGGACATTCGCATGGAACAGCCTTACCATCCTGCGCAAGGTGCCGCTGACGGATGCCTTTGTGATCCTGCTGGTCACGGTTGTGACGGTGTATAAGGATCTTGCGATTGCGGTGGTCGTCGGTGTGATCGTAAGCGCGCTTGCTTATGCGTGGAACAACGCACGGCGCATCCACGCTAAGACTTATATCACACCTGAAGGCGCCAAGGTGTATCAGGTGCAGGGGCCGTTGTTTTTCGGTTCGGCCGAGGGGTTTGCAGAGTTGTTTGACGTGCTGAATGATCCATCTGTTGTAATCGTTGATTTTAACGACAGCCGTGTTGTGGACCAGTCTGCATTGCAGGCGATCGAGGCGATAGCAAGCAAGTACCAGAACGCCGGAAAACGGATCGAGTTGCGGCATCTGACCCGGGATTGTCATGCGCTGCTGACCAAAGCCGGACATCTGATGATCGACAGCGACGATGATCCAGATTATCAGATCGCGGTCGATTATCAGGTGCGTACGGGTATTTTAGGGGGGCACTGA
- a CDS encoding pyridoxamine 5'-phosphate oxidase family protein, whose amino-acid sequence MSDPNDLAAFLAQAWQHLGRGVADRRAPARYPTFATVSPEGIPQARTVALRAASSTAGTLEVHTDIATDKVAALRHNPVAALHIWIPRSDLQIRVTTQVAILTGEAVEAQWRQIPEGSRVSYGTVPDPGAPIASVYDYEKPANRTRFAVLECTVTAFDLVHLGTQHRRAAFVRADGWAGQWVAP is encoded by the coding sequence ATGAGCGATCCCAATGATCTCGCGGCCTTCCTTGCGCAAGCATGGCAGCATCTCGGACGGGGTGTTGCAGACCGACGCGCCCCTGCGCGCTATCCTACCTTCGCTACGGTTAGCCCCGAGGGCATACCCCAAGCGCGGACAGTTGCCCTGCGCGCCGCCTCCTCCACTGCCGGCACACTGGAAGTGCATACAGATATCGCCACGGACAAAGTGGCCGCCCTGCGTCATAATCCAGTGGCTGCCCTGCACATCTGGATACCGCGGTCTGATCTACAAATAAGGGTTACAACGCAGGTCGCCATCCTGACTGGAGAGGCCGTCGAGGCGCAATGGAGGCAAATTCCCGAAGGATCACGCGTCTCGTATGGTACTGTGCCCGACCCGGGCGCACCGATTGCATCAGTCTACGATTACGAAAAGCCCGCTAACAGAACGCGCTTTGCCGTACTGGAGTGCACGGTTACTGCCTTCGATCTTGTGCATCTGGGGACGCAGCACCGCCGCGCTGCCTTTGTGCGCGCCGATGGGTGGGCGGGCCAATGGGTCGCCCCCTGA
- a CDS encoding adenine phosphoribosyltransferase, protein MKSVADYIRTIPDFPHEGIMFRDVTTLFADPRGFRMAIDQMLHPYAGMRIDKVVGLEARGFIMGGAIAHQLSIGFVPIRKKGKLPGKTLSQDYKLEYGEATMEIHTDAIQPGEKVLVVDDLLATGGTAEAGIKLLEKLGAEIVSTSFIIDLPELGGRKRLEAMGMDVQALCAFDGH, encoded by the coding sequence ATGAAATCCGTAGCTGACTATATTCGCACCATCCCCGATTTCCCCCACGAAGGAATCATGTTCCGCGACGTGACCACCCTGTTCGCCGATCCGCGCGGTTTTCGCATGGCCATTGACCAGATGCTGCACCCCTATGCAGGGATGCGCATCGACAAAGTTGTAGGCCTCGAGGCACGCGGTTTCATCATGGGCGGAGCAATTGCACATCAGCTTAGCATCGGCTTTGTGCCGATCCGCAAGAAGGGCAAGCTGCCTGGAAAGACGCTGTCACAAGATTATAAGCTGGAATACGGCGAGGCGACGATGGAAATTCACACTGATGCCATTCAGCCCGGTGAAAAAGTGCTTGTAGTTGATGATCTGCTGGCAACGGGTGGCACGGCAGAAGCAGGAATTAAGCTGCTTGAAAAACTGGGCGCCGAAATCGTATCAACCAGTTTTATCATTGATCTACCAGAACTGGGCGGCCGCAAGCGCTTGGAGGCGATGGGCATGGACGTACAGGCGCTTTGCGCGTTTGATGGCCACTAG
- a CDS encoding SURF1 family protein, with protein sequence MRRVLFFGIIGVGGAAILLWLGFWQMQRLEWKLGVIADIDARIKAAPIPLPDVLDPVQDAYLPVEIRGVVASEYLRVLVSQKEIGAGYRIISAMDMGGRRVLLDRGFTPVDQLDIPAHEGSETVQGNLQWPQETDGFTPEPDINENIWFARDVAAMAEALNTDEVLVVAKQTSFDDAPVSPLPVDTSAIPNDHLQYAITWFSLAAIWIAMTLAFTLRARRAPKQTS encoded by the coding sequence ATGCGTCGCGTTTTGTTTTTCGGTATCATCGGGGTGGGCGGAGCTGCGATCCTTCTCTGGCTCGGCTTTTGGCAGATGCAGCGCCTCGAATGGAAGCTGGGCGTCATTGCCGACATCGATGCGCGGATTAAAGCGGCACCGATCCCTTTGCCTGATGTCCTTGATCCGGTCCAGGATGCTTATCTTCCGGTTGAAATCAGAGGCGTGGTCGCGTCCGAGTATTTGCGCGTATTGGTTAGCCAAAAAGAAATTGGCGCTGGCTACCGCATTATCTCCGCGATGGATATGGGGGGGCGGCGCGTGCTTCTCGACCGTGGGTTCACACCTGTCGATCAGTTGGATATCCCAGCACATGAAGGGTCCGAGACTGTGCAAGGGAATCTGCAATGGCCGCAGGAAACTGACGGATTCACACCCGAGCCCGACATTAACGAAAACATCTGGTTTGCCCGCGATGTTGCCGCTATGGCAGAGGCTTTGAACACGGATGAGGTCCTCGTGGTTGCCAAACAGACGTCTTTCGACGATGCCCCTGTGTCCCCGCTGCCTGTTGACACGAGCGCGATTCCAAACGACCACCTGCAATACGCGATTACGTGGTTCTCGCTTGCTGCGATATGGATTGCGATGACCCTTGCCTTTACCCTGCGTGCCCGCCGTGCGCCCAAACAGACGAGCTGA